The genomic region aaccgactactagtccaaggtgctcggtAGCTCaaacatgtcttcaccccatgaatgtaccaactagtacctgtcattcatgtaaacatgaacgccacagtcagtggggagtaactcagagttctcccagccacaaaatgtcaaaacgaacataacaaataactaaaacaggtaagtcatataagatacttaCGAAAGacatgaatatcaagtttatatttaaacatggcaattaaatgagatagAACAAGATAGACCAACCTTAGcataataaagatacaactattcatgtgagacaatcaaataatatgaaagacaagaatacgatcatttatgcaaaagcacgcatttcaatgaattacaacatagatatgaaattagaattcgaatcatgtgaagcagttaattagtaagggatcaatcaatgcaaattacaagaatagaaaccgtagccattatttggaaaaccacttagcaaacgttgcacgggacgtggctactaatgtcacattcacaCTTATGACTtccatctcaccataagaacggatgggaacatcaatcccgacgatcatatcacgactagagggcttatagctcacctctagtatccgataggaccaagacaaacaatgcaaggcataactcttgccttgaaagacatatatcaatatctataaccaagcaagacctttagtACTCATATAacaaaatataattcccctgtaggaagacaatggtactcccaagactcagtcctaatCTAAATCTGGTCAGACTCTCGGGACaatacagttcccgattcgacatgcggcaggacagttCGCATGCAAGACCCAAATCCTAAATCGGAAATCgaaaacccacaatcggcaggacagtccgaaagaggcggaagatatgagctaaacccataatcggcaggacagtccgaaagaggcgtaaagacaagtcaagcaaaaaggtatagcataaaggcattatcataagaatacgactcaaccaagcgatacgaatcaacttggaataaGACTAATAATGtgccgatgataatccaagtaagacatttcatgccaaattatattTGTGAACATGAATAattaacccatttcttcaatatttgtcacttgaataaaaatgtaactAAATGAAACGGACCATTCATAAAAAGCAAAACGAGAAtttaattataaatgactcaaatgtgAGATAAATCTTTCCTCACTTACAAGGCATAAATAATTAAATGGGGCTCATATTAAAAGGAAACATGTCATTTCATATACAATTGAGATAATTATTGAATGTACTCCACAATTATAGATCATGTGAGACAAATATAAAAATGaatgatatttaacgaattacatcatataaagcatgagataaaatttaaataatcGCAAACGAAACATTCATAAGACCACACCATCTTATAAACTGGGCCAATATCCAAAAGCAAAACTTAGCCCAATTTGACATGCCATAACTTTCTATGGCCCGATGGCATCAAAACAAACAGCCGAATTATAAAACCTTTACCGAATCATAAACGAAGGAAGAGAAAGACAAAGAGCATTGGCGTATGCTCCAATCCCACGACTGACTCAGGACAACCAGGCCGTGGTCACGTCTTCAGCCCATGCCCGACCACCAGCCCAGCCAAGCTACGACCACTGTCTATCCCCACGGTCAAACACCTGCTATGGCCAACACTATCACCACAAACACTTACCCGAAGCCACCATACAAGTACATGACGAAAGAACGTTATGAGTTTATATGGGACGGAAACTTACGACGACGTTACGACTCAAAGCAGCCACCTATGCACACCTGGACAGCCACCATATACCCGCTAACAACCGCGCATACAACCGCTGCCAACACGATCCATAAACAGCCACAGAAACGGTCCCATAAAACCATATTATACCGTCCATTGAGACAACATGAAAAGGGATCCAAAACATAATCCACTTCGGCCTTGACAGGCCACTAAACACGCCTTATAGCAGGCCATAACAGATCACAAAAACAGACCACAACCATCCTTCCACGGCTGAAAAACAGGGCACAAGGCAGATCCAACGACTCTACCTTAAGGCGGAATCGAAAGCAAAGTTAAGACGGATATAAAACGCAATGAAAACATGAATAATACCCACCAATCTAATCTTAACCATACTCGAAAATCTATATAAAACGGCCCGTTTCAAGCGTCATTTTAAGAGGAAAATTTAATACAAATACTTCGTGAATAACAACAAGCAATCCAAGCATAAAAACAGAATTGATACGATGGAAATGAGCATACAAATGAGGAAAAGCATAAAGGgtcaaactttatcaaacaagagcATATGAAACGACTAGTAAacgaaatttcgacatttgtcgagtaacctatcaccgttaccttataacttcTTCAAAACAGCATGCTTCCGACCCAAAGCTACTCCGAGTTGTCCCAACTTGCATCCAAGCGCGGGAACAAAGGAGTAAGCAAGGAATTCGAGCCCCATTGTAAGACGACCGAACAAAAACAGGGGAAAATTGGCACCTTTCTTACATAcaaagaaggaggacgagatgaggaagctattggtgcaaaatttatcgaatttggttgagaaaggAGGCGGGATATGAGGTTTAAGCTCGGAGGAAATGGCGATTGAAGGTCTGCTGTATGTCGTTGCTGTTAAAAGTGTTTTCGAAAAAGGAAGGGGAAGTGAAGGGGGTGGGGACGGGATAACATaacgacaacaacaataataataataagagtaaATTGATAAATAGTACCAATATAAGAGCCCATTTTTATAAACAGTACCAACATAATTAATAATTCGTAAtcagtaccaaaatattaacttttattTATGAATAGTACCAAGTCGCCTAAAAATCTCATCTTAACCTACTATATAAAGTCCAAGAAACCATCATTTAATTACAAATCTTGACTCATCCACTTCCAAACTCCCTCTCTTAGATGAAAGCATATGTAAAGTAGGAAAAAAAATGGAGTAAAAAGGCGACTTGGTActatttgtaaataaaagttattattttggtaCTGTTTacgaattattgattatgttggtactgtTTATAAAAAAGGGTCTTTATATTGGTATTGTTTATCAATTtactctaataataataataataataataataataataataataataataataataataataataataataataataataataataatgataataataatgataatgataatgataatgataatgataatgataatgataatgatgatgatgatgatgatgatgatgatgatgatgatgataatgatgataatgataatgataatgataatgataatgataatgataataataataataataataataataataataataataataataataataataataataataataataataataataataataataataataataataataataataataataataataataataataataataataataataataataataataataataataataaaataattatttaaaagTAGTGTGTAAGAGAGTAGGTGAGAGTGATGTGTTTtcggaatcgggttggtccgaattgaaacaactttataatagaaatgcaacgatcttgctagacggaaatatgtctataacttaagacggaaatattattattattattattattttttttattttttttttataaaatgcgcgcagctttcattaaaataaaaataaaaggtttatatgaaattggtggggagccgagagacaatctgggctcccacacccttagcaatagtaaagctaatacataaagtgtgttaaattttcatctagtgaggatcgaacccatgacctcttggcttgtgtaccctcactattaccactatgacacattcaacttgttattattattattattattattattattattattattattattattattattattattattattattattattattattattatcactataATTACTGTCCgattgaatatatatatatatatatatatatatatatatatatatatatatatatatatttatataaacaagcttttaaaaatgtaacttttacaaaaattatgtttaaaacgaaattaattaaattaaataatttaaaatataaattaaacaatagaacggttaaataaattataaatgctaaaaatgggaaattcgcgggtgttacactagtattggtatggacCTATTTGAGGCCCTATATGGGAGGAAATGCCGGAGTCCAATATGTTAGGACGatagtgttggagtatgtgtcctcaataatagtgaGATCACATTAATGAAACTCATagtaagaatacgtaaagggatgattcatttataaaagtcaactggtcaacattaatcggtaattattggctgactagagtttgacattactgtcatttatatggtggtgatcagttgatcccttaaggtcacacctaaaggacgattctcttaatagataaattaattaattgtatattgatacagattaattaattccttaaaattgaacaatttaaatATGTAAGTgagattatatatcttattgtaattcgattaaataagattcgttttagttattaaaatgttatattactaaaaaattttgtttatgaaacaattaaattaagaatgattggttaattataattacaatatattgtagattatattaacatgaaccattttatttacttgtgattgtgaattactagtcaattgttgtatataattaaattaatatatgtaatgatatttaattcttaaatatgcattaatattattaataacatgttacatgtcacatgtcacacattataagacaaaatgacaaattgacaaaaataaaatggattccattttataagGGGCACCGGTTTGTAGAGGAAGATTAGGGTGAATGGTTACATTGTTTTaatagtggtaaacataatgattgctaTTAGAACCTATACTACACCCTAATACTCTTTGATAAGAACAACTCTAAAAAACAAagaggcatgcattggctctcacATCCTCTCCATGCCAccgcaacccccccccccccccccccaaccacACTACcataataagaattgttcttgtTCTTTATATTTCATTCTTAtgtttttgtggttttgcaaCTACTTTCTctaatctctctaaaataagttttagacataaattgttcaaaatctaatttatgtagattactatagtagtaataagaatattagattatattttaaggttaactactaagataatctagttaattaattagtagtttTAAGAGGTAGTCTTgatgcaattgaaaggaggttctcacactATTGAGACTCAGGGGATCATCCATTTACTCCGAGCTCAAGAAAAAgttaagaaaggtgttcttacttgtgcccttaaaaccattttcatcattgtaaggaaccttgttcttatttttctattttgatttgttttgcatgcataagatcaacatctatttTAAAGAGTAATTTCGATCTAAAATTAaaggagtttaattagagggttttaGAATCCTTTCGGATAGTACCGAAGCCGTGAATTTAGGGCCCGAAATGATCCAAGATATGGTTGATCAAGTCCGTGTAATCCGTGAGAAGATGAAAGCCgcacaagataggcaaaagagctacgccgacttgagGAGTGACATAGAATTTGCGGTAGGAGACAAGGTACTACTCAAGGTTTCACCCATGAGAGGATTCATGAGATTTGGAAAAAGGGGCAAGCGGGGCCAAAAGTTCATTGGCCGCTATGAAATCTTTGATAGAGTCGGGGAGATGGCTTACCGCTATGCACTTTCACCGGCCTTGGACCGAGTTCACAATGTATTCCATGTGTCTAAATTGCGCAAGTACATAAGTGATCCCTCTCACGTGCACGAAGCGGAGATGATTGAACTTGATGATGCCCAATCATATATGGAAACACCCAAAgaaatcctagaccgaaaggttaggaagacaagACATGGTGAGACAACCTTGGTGAAAGTATTGTGGTCAAATCACCTTGTGGAGGAGGCCACTTGGGAGGCCGAGGGAGAACATGAAAGAGCGATACCCTCAACTTttcgagcaggtatgagttggTTACGAGGTCGTAACCACGTTTCTAGAGGGGTAGGGCGTACTATGCAAAGTACCTTAAATAGAGTAGAGTtctctcccttttcctctttTCGTATATGTAGTTGACCACCACCTAACGTCACCTTTGAATCAACACTAGCCTTATACTCACCCCGACTCACCATAGTGCACCTTTGGGGGGAGGGGGAGTATGTTCCATCCCTTGTGTTgggagtgaacttcggggacgaatttcttttaaggggggtagattgtaatacctcgtatttattTATGTGTAGCTAGACCGAATAAAGAACCCACTCAGCCGAGTGCTGATCCACTCGACCGAATGGAGGACTGAGTACTCAAATACAGTAGGCTGGAAGGCCTGGAAAgtcggtcactcgaccgagtggcgcctccactcgatcgagtgggcttccactcgatcgagtgccggtcGAGTGAGTTTTGTACGAAAATTGTTTGGTAAGATGTCTCTTTCATAACCCTATCTTTTCAGATTTCCCCCACCAAAACCTCATCCTAAACAACTATTCACCACTCTCTATATCCCcaattatctctctaaaattacccACCTTCAATCCTCTCAAAACTCTTGTCTTTCAAGAGGAGAATTCTTGCCATTTGTTCATCCACCTTTGGTAGTAAGTTAACCTAGACTTTAATCTCTTAATCTTGTTTTAATAactttaattagtttagttgtCTCAccataattaattagggtttaagtATTTAAGAGGAATAATTAAAGGGGTTTAGTTAGTGTGTTTATTATAATAGATTATAATATTGATTATAGTAATTAATATgtgtaggaagcttcattgaggagcatttaTAGGGATTAGCTTGTGGAATTGTGAAGATAAGctcaaggtagggtttccctacttagctatgatgttatgagtgtttaattgtgcatttattaTCATTAATTACATTTATCTCACGGTAGTTGTATTATAACATGTGttggataattagggtttggtacaTATTGTGGTCTGATAATGATTTTGGGAAGAATAAGTATGGTGAATAATTCTAGCATTAATTATCTTGCACTATAACATGTTAATAAGCaattaaaagaagagaaaataaattaatgaAGTTATGAGCATGAATTGATTGTTGTATGAATTTAATGACATGCTTGTTTGGtttattgttcttgttgttagtgaATTGTTGACATTGGAGATCGTTGGAGGATGTTGGTGATGGGTTTGGAGATGGAAGGCGGTTGGGAAGCCCTCTTCCGCTCAAGtctcccttggagcttcccactccaagggaaaTGTGCATAttagtacttgggttatggagggGCTCATGCGGTGAAGCATGtcgtctggcaggggactcgagtctCACTCAGGCCCGataccacggacgtgttccgagtaccctAGTGGTTTTAGTGACGacgtgggcgtgtcccggtcacgGATGGAGGAGATGAGTTCGGTGGACGTTTGTCATGTTACATACCTCATTAAATTAGTAAGTTAGTGCATCTCTTGTTTATTATTGAACATTCATATCATTGGCTAACACTTGGGTTTGAATGtttgtgatgaaccatatggtcatttccgcccatatggggagcagtgtcgACAGGTGCATGTGTTGAGTAGCGGGCTTGGGCGCGGTCTACCTCGTTGTCGTCATTTGTTCTTATCTTGTTTTTGATATTTATACTTCAGTCGATTTGGTTGTATTAATGGGATAATTTTGATATCCctcacttgtgatcacttaacTTTACAACTTAACTATTTATGTTATCTAAATTAATTCTTTACTTGTTGTCCGCATACACTCTTGGGAAACCAAGGCTTGTGACTTCTTCTTGTGACGGGAATTGCCTAGAGGAAGGGCCTCGacatatgggggtgttacatgagtATGGATGATATcaccaagatgcttgagcatcaagaggcACTGACTGAGGCCCTAAAAAGATTTGGGAAAGACAAAGATGTTGGGGTAGACTTTTCCAAGATGAGCACTAGGATAACCCGCTTCAACCCAAAGGAGTATATGGGTACCGGTGCGCCAATTTTGGTCGACAATTGGCATAGAGAAATGGAGAACATCTTGAATGTGGTTCATTGTCCCGAGGActtcaaagtggaacaagctgcgttatACTTGAGATATGCTGCAGGGGAATTATGGGACAAGGTAAGGGAGAGTGCCCTAGATCTGTATCTGAAGCAGGAAAAATGAGCTATACTGTGGGTTGAGTATAAGAGAGCTATGCGCcgggagtttgtacctgagcatgttcGTAGTAAGTTGGGGGAGGAGttcgattctttcaagatgacttaGGATATGACATTGGCTGTGTACCATCATAAGTTTAATGATAAATCGAGGTATGGAGAGGATATGAggctgagtcaggagaacttGGCACTGAGGTTTAAGAAGGGGTTAACCTATCAGATAATGGAGAAGTTACCAgttggggtccttacagatgttaaggaagtttatgagcAAGCAGGGAGGGCTGAGAGATTGGTCGAGATGGCCaaagagaataaggagagagaTCCTGAAAAGAGAAAGGCGGAGAGTGAGGGAGGTGGTTAGTCTAGCTACAAGAGGGGTAATCATAACCAGGCaagggcttactcatcgggatcgggtttttgtggtggagcttcttatgggcgtggtcgtggtggtggtagtagtatcAGCTGGAGTATATCTTGTTTCAACTATGGCGGtataggccacaagaggcatgagtgtactagtgccgTGGGGAGAAGTTTTTAGAGGCCATCGTAGGGGAGTTTTTCCCATGTtccgtctcagagttatgctagcaacCGAACGGCGGGGTCATGGAATAACCAAggaggtcagagtaacaacaacgatGGATCTAACCGTaatggcggtaactcttatcataaaccggcagctaacaacaatcaggggtcagctgccaagccatctacttcagctagtatagttcagggaggtggacaaaagaccagtggcaagttattcatgatggaaaaGAAGGCTGATGAGtatgatgctcacgtgatcactggtacctttcttattaatgatgtttctacctttgttttgtttgtttcggggcgtcacactcttttgtatcgtcgagtcatgctaagattttgggtttgagagagttttgagtctgtaaaagatgaggtttttataccgtcagGTGAGTCTGTGTATtctgggaggttgtataagggtgtatatatgatagttggctaggttgatcttccagtggatttgttagaatttcctatagatggttttgagatgatagttggtttggattggctgggtaagtacaaggctagaatagattgtcaccaaaagagagtcagGTCCTATGGGAGTTAG from Silene latifolia isolate original U9 population chromosome 3, ASM4854445v1, whole genome shotgun sequence harbors:
- the LOC141649500 gene encoding uncharacterized protein LOC141649500, encoding MIQDMVDQVRVIREKMKAAQDRQKSYADLRSDIEFAVGDKVLLKVSPMRGFMRFGKRGKRGQKFIGRYEIFDRVGEMAYRYALSPALDRVHNVFHVSKLRKYISDPSHVHEAEMIELDDAQSYMETPKEILDRKVRKTRHGETTLVKVLWSNHLVEEATWEAEGEHERAIPSTFRAVDLVVLMG